Proteins from one Buchnera aphidicola (Diuraphis noxia) genomic window:
- the gpt gene encoding xanthine phosphoribosyltransferase produces the protein MSEKYIVTWDMLQIHTRKLANRLLLKIKLFNGIIAVSRGGLVPSTLLARELGIRYVDTVCVSSYDYNCLKKSRKIIKKAKGNGEKIIVIDDLVDTGGTAKIIRNLYPKAYFVTIFAKPMGRLLVDDYVIDIPQNVWIEQPWDTSISYIPPLFKNYKIQ, from the coding sequence ATGAGTGAGAAATACATCGTCACCTGGGATATGCTTCAAATTCATACTAGAAAATTAGCAAATCGATTATTACTAAAAATTAAACTTTTTAATGGAATCATTGCTGTAAGTAGAGGAGGTCTCGTTCCATCTACTCTACTCGCAAGAGAATTGGGTATTCGATATGTCGATACTGTCTGTGTTTCAAGTTATGATTATAATTGTCTAAAAAAAAGTAGAAAAATTATCAAAAAAGCAAAAGGTAACGGAGAAAAAATTATTGTAATAGACGATTTAGTAGATACTGGTGGAACTGCAAAAATTATTAGAAATTTATATCCCAAAGCATATTTTGTTACAATTTTTGCAAAACCAATGGGTCGTTTATTAGTTGATGATTATGTGATAGATATTCCTCAAAATGTATGGATTGAACAACCATGGGATACGTCAATTTCTTACATACCTCCTCTATTTAAAAACTATAAAATCCAATAG
- the dnaQ gene encoding DNA polymerase III subunit epsilon — protein sequence MMIKKKRIVVLDTETTGINFYGLPHINHRIIEIGAIEIINRRFTGNNFHVYIKPNRSIDPEALNIHGINDSFLLDKPSFEDISDEFLKYISNSELVIHNAVFDIGFINQELQMLNKKIDKIDTICSVIDTLKIAQKLFPGKKNNLDALCKRYKITKSARNLHSAIIDATLLGRLYLLMTGGQESMFVYDNISSNTIFKEKKNTIANKKPLKVLYATKKEIQLHEEYLEYMKKHGICLWNKFFS from the coding sequence ATTATGATCAAAAAAAAACGAATAGTTGTATTAGATACTGAAACGACAGGTATAAATTTTTATGGACTTCCACATATTAATCATAGAATTATAGAAATTGGAGCTATTGAAATTATTAATCGACGTTTTACAGGAAATAATTTTCATGTTTATATTAAACCTAACAGATCGATTGACCCTGAAGCTTTGAACATACACGGTATTAATGATAGTTTTTTATTAGACAAGCCATCTTTTGAAGATATTTCTGATGAATTTTTAAAATATATCAGTAACTCTGAATTAGTTATTCATAATGCTGTATTTGATATAGGATTCATAAATCAAGAATTGCAAATGTTAAACAAAAAAATAGACAAAATTGATACAATTTGTTCTGTAATAGATACATTAAAAATCGCGCAAAAATTATTTCCTGGTAAAAAAAATAATCTAGATGCTCTTTGTAAACGTTATAAAATAACTAAATCTGCGAGAAATTTACATAGCGCTATTATAGATGCAACTCTTTTAGGTAGATTATATCTTTTAATGACTGGTGGTCAAGAGTCTATGTTTGTTTATGACAATATCTCTAGCAACACAATTTTTAAAGAAAAAAAAAATACGATCGCTAACAAAAAACCGTTAAAAGTTTTATATGCTACAAAAAAAGAAATTCAACTACATGAAGAATATCTTGAATATATGAAAAAACATGGTATATGTTTGTGGAATAAATTTTTTTCATAA
- the tadA gene encoding tRNA adenosine(34) deaminase TadA, whose protein sequence is MIYQKDEKWMKIALKYAHHAEKKGEVPIGAVLIFDEQIIGIGWNSSISQNDPTAHAEIVALRYAGKVIKNYRLVNSTLYVTLQPCIMCCGAIIQSRIKRLVFGANYEKQKNNQCNLQSLFLNMEKKFNIQKNVMQKECSNLLKNFFQKKRKQNN, encoded by the coding sequence ATGATATATCAAAAAGATGAAAAATGGATGAAAATTGCTTTAAAATATGCACATCATGCAGAAAAAAAAGGTGAAGTTCCTATAGGTGCAGTGTTGATTTTTGACGAACAAATAATAGGAATCGGTTGGAATAGTTCTATTTCACAAAATGATCCTACTGCACATGCAGAAATTGTAGCATTACGTTATGCAGGAAAAGTAATAAAAAATTATCGACTAGTTAACAGCACATTATATGTAACGTTACAACCTTGTATAATGTGTTGTGGAGCAATTATACAAAGTCGCATTAAACGTTTAGTATTTGGTGCAAATTATGAAAAACAAAAAAATAATCAATGTAATTTACAAAGTCTTTTTTTAAATATGGAAAAAAAATTTAATATTCAAAAAAATGTTATGCAAAAAGAATGCTCTAATCTTTTAAAAAATTTTTTTCAGAAAAAAAGAAAACAAAATAATTAA
- the gloB gene encoding hydroxyacylglutathione hydrolase: MMLKKIPVLIDNYIWILYNKNNFCIIIDPGESDLILKEIKEHKWFPVAILLTHNHLDHVSGVKNIVKHYPEIIVFGPQETIENNINVVVQPNEKIFLLNKEFFVLFTPGHTLGHVAYYNKPYLFCGDTVFSAGCGKVYDKRYLDMYNSIKIIASFPDETILCCAHEYTLSNLIFSMSILPHDRLIKNYYNKIKIIIENQRSSLPTYISIEKKINIFFRTKENFLKEAIGLDYNCSCLETFTSLRIKKDFFWS, from the coding sequence ATGATGTTAAAAAAAATTCCTGTATTAATCGATAACTATATTTGGATACTATATAATAAAAATAATTTTTGTATCATTATTGATCCTGGTGAATCGGATCTAATATTGAAAGAAATAAAAGAACATAAATGGTTTCCAGTAGCTATTTTATTGACTCATAATCATTTAGATCATGTAAGTGGAGTAAAAAATATAGTCAAACATTATCCAGAAATAATAGTATTTGGACCTCAAGAAACAATAGAAAACAATATCAATGTTGTTGTTCAACCTAATGAAAAAATATTTTTATTAAATAAAGAATTTTTTGTTCTTTTTACTCCAGGTCATACATTAGGTCATGTTGCATATTATAACAAACCTTATCTTTTTTGTGGTGATACTGTGTTTTCAGCAGGTTGTGGAAAGGTGTATGATAAAAGATATTTAGATATGTATAATTCTATAAAAATTATTGCATCGTTTCCGGATGAAACAATACTATGTTGTGCGCATGAATATACGTTGTCTAATTTAATTTTTTCTATGTCTATACTTCCTCACGATCGATTGATTAAAAATTATTATAACAAAATAAAAATAATTATCGAAAATCAGAGATCTTCTTTACCTACTTATATATCAATAGAGAAAAAAATTAATATTTTCTTTAGGACTAAGGAAAATTTTTTAAAAGAAGCTATAGGATTAGATTATAATTGCAGTTGTTTAGAAACATTTACAAGTCTAAGAATAAAAAAAGATTTTTTTTGGAGCTAA
- the era gene encoding GTPase Era, whose amino-acid sequence MNIQQKYCGYITIIGKVNVGKSSLINKIIGKKISIISRKKNTTQNNIIGVKTQNAYQSIYIDTPGIMFNKKNNIILYKKNLFYKTIKNSSLLMFVIDKLSWTENDKNIFRIIQKSKTPIIIIINKIDKIQNKQNLLPFIDDLKKKNIAIEIVPISTKKTNNFFSLNNTIQSFLPNNPHIYPENYITENSYVFTISEIIREKLILFLGDELPSILKVKVEFFQKKKNEELYIRAIILVENIRQKKIVIGHHGEKIKKVSILSRYNIQKEFSIKTHLFLWVKINLKKNLKH is encoded by the coding sequence GTGAATATACAACAAAAATATTGCGGATATATAACAATTATTGGAAAAGTAAATGTTGGTAAATCAAGTTTAATTAATAAAATAATTGGGAAAAAAATTTCTATAATATCAAGAAAAAAAAATACTACACAAAATAATATTATAGGTGTTAAAACACAGAATGCTTATCAATCTATTTATATAGATACACCTGGAATAATGTTTAATAAAAAAAACAATATAATTTTGTATAAAAAAAATCTTTTTTATAAAACAATAAAAAACTCATCGTTGTTAATGTTTGTTATAGATAAATTATCTTGGACAGAAAATGATAAAAATATTTTTAGAATAATACAAAAAAGCAAAACTCCTATTATTATTATCATTAATAAAATTGATAAAATTCAAAATAAACAGAATTTGTTACCTTTTATTGATGATCTTAAAAAAAAAAATATCGCCATAGAAATAGTACCTATTTCTACAAAAAAAACAAATAATTTTTTTTCATTAAATAATACTATTCAATCTTTTTTACCAAATAATCCTCATATATATCCTGAAAACTATATTACAGAAAATTCTTATGTTTTTACAATTTCAGAAATTATTCGCGAAAAATTAATTTTGTTTTTAGGTGATGAATTACCGTCTATCTTAAAAGTCAAAGTTGAATTTTTTCAAAAGAAAAAAAATGAAGAATTATATATAAGAGCTATTATTTTAGTAGAAAATATAAGACAAAAAAAAATTGTTATTGGTCATCATGGAGAAAAAATCAAAAAAGTCAGTATTCTTTCTAGATATAATATACAAAAAGAATTTTCTATAAAAACGCATCTTTTTTTATGGGTAAAAATCAACCTGAAAAAAAACTTAAAACATTAA
- the smpB gene encoding SsrA-binding protein SmpB — protein sequence MIDKKNCNLKLFKIVNKKAYYNYFIEKKFQSGLVLEGWEVKSIRSGKVNITESYITSVFNEMYLCNSLIQPLSVSSKYIIYNPTRKRKLLLNKNEINFLSNKKKNIGYTLVSLSLFWEKSWCKLEFGLAKGKSIQDKRLHIKNKQWKKDKLNIIKKKQGTKDIL from the coding sequence ATGATAGATAAGAAAAATTGTAATTTAAAATTATTTAAAATTGTTAATAAAAAAGCATATTATAACTATTTTATAGAAAAAAAATTTCAATCTGGTCTTGTTTTAGAGGGGTGGGAAGTAAAATCTATTAGATCTGGAAAAGTAAATATTACTGAGAGTTATATAACCAGTGTTTTTAATGAGATGTATCTTTGTAACTCCTTAATTCAACCTTTAAGTGTATCTTCTAAATATATTATATATAATCCTACAAGAAAAAGAAAATTATTATTAAATAAAAATGAAATTAATTTTTTATCTAATAAGAAAAAAAATATAGGATATACTCTTGTTTCTTTATCTTTATTTTGGGAAAAATCTTGGTGTAAACTAGAATTTGGATTAGCAAAGGGGAAAAGTATACAAGATAAAAGATTACATATAAAAAATAAACAATGGAAAAAAGACAAACTCAATATAATCAAAAAAAAACAAGGTACTAAAGATATTTTATGA
- the rnhA gene encoding ribonuclease HI: MLKKIKMFTDGSCLGNPGAGGYGTILRYKLHEKILTSGFYLTTNNRMELMAVISGLECLNQSCLVQITTDSLYVKKGITDWMPVWKKKEWRTTKKKRVKNIDLWLRITDVLEKHLVNWLWIKAHVGHLENERCDIIARESAKNPSFKDFYYENNQL; encoded by the coding sequence ATGCTTAAAAAAATTAAAATGTTTACAGATGGATCTTGTTTAGGAAATCCTGGAGCAGGTGGATATGGAACAATATTACGATATAAACTACATGAAAAAATATTAACCTCAGGTTTTTATTTAACCACTAATAATAGAATGGAATTAATGGCTGTAATATCAGGGTTAGAATGTTTAAATCAATCTTGTTTAGTTCAAATTACAACAGATAGTTTATATGTTAAAAAAGGCATTACAGATTGGATGCCTGTATGGAAAAAAAAAGAATGGCGAACAACTAAAAAAAAACGCGTAAAAAATATAGATTTGTGGTTAAGAATCACTGATGTCTTAGAAAAACATTTAGTGAATTGGCTGTGGATTAAAGCACATGTAGGACATTTAGAAAATGAAAGATGTGATATAATAGCACGTGAATCAGCCAAAAATCCATCATTTAAAGATTTTTATTACGAAAATAATCAATTATAA
- the rnc gene encoding ribonuclease III, with the protein MNYITTKKIQKILGYTFNHKDLLKQALTHRSASSKHNERLEFLGDSILSFVIANALYQHFPYINEGDMSRMRATLVRGNTLAEIAYEFDLGEYLKLGQGELKSGGFRRESILANTVEAIIGSIYLDSNIKTVEELILKWYEKRLEKISPGDTQKDPKTRLQEYLQSKHLSLPTYFIVEIYGEAHNQLFTIHCKISIISEHLIGTGSSRRKAEQDAAKKALIKLGVE; encoded by the coding sequence ATGAACTATATTACAACAAAAAAAATACAAAAAATATTGGGATATACTTTTAATCATAAAGATCTCTTAAAACAAGCATTAACACATAGAAGCGCAAGTAGTAAACATAATGAAAGATTAGAATTTTTAGGTGATTCTATTTTAAGTTTTGTAATTGCTAACGCTTTATATCAGCATTTTCCTTATATTAATGAAGGAGATATGAGTCGTATGAGAGCAACTTTAGTACGTGGAAATACCTTAGCTGAAATTGCATACGAATTTGATTTAGGAGAGTATTTGAAATTAGGACAGGGTGAATTAAAAAGTGGAGGATTCCGTCGTGAATCTATTTTAGCAAATACTGTAGAAGCAATAATTGGAAGTATTTATTTAGATAGTAATATAAAAACAGTAGAAGAATTAATATTAAAATGGTATGAAAAACGTTTAGAAAAAATTAGTCCTGGAGATACACAAAAGGACCCTAAAACACGATTACAAGAATATTTACAATCAAAACATTTATCTTTACCTACATATTTTATAGTTGAAATATATGGTGAAGCCCATAATCAATTATTTACCATTCATTGCAAAATTAGCATCATTTCAGAACATTTAATTGGTACTGGTTCAAGCCGGAGAAAAGCTGAACAAGATGCTGCAAAAAAAGCATTAATTAAATTAGGTGTAGAGTGA
- the lpcA gene encoding D-sedoheptulose 7-phosphate isomerase, translating into MYKKIIFSELNVASNLLIKFLQDKKQLNNIEKSAMLICSSLKNGKKVISCGNGGSHCDASHFSEELTSLYREKRPGYPAISISDSSYISSVGNDFGYDHVFSRFIQSVGCSGDTVLAISTSGNSSNIIKAIKEAKKKNINTIALTGNNGGKIQGLSDIEICVPYSGFSDRIQEIHIKIIHILILIIETEMKNINLS; encoded by the coding sequence ATGTATAAAAAAATAATTTTTTCAGAATTAAATGTTGCATCAAATCTTTTAATAAAATTTTTACAAGATAAAAAACAATTAAATAATATTGAAAAATCTGCAATGTTAATTTGTAGTTCATTGAAAAATGGAAAGAAAGTAATTTCCTGTGGAAATGGCGGTTCTCATTGTGATGCGTCACATTTTTCAGAGGAATTAACTAGTCTTTATAGAGAAAAACGACCAGGATATCCAGCTATATCTATTTCTGACAGTAGTTATATATCTTCTGTAGGAAATGACTTTGGTTATGATCATGTATTTTCAAGATTTATTCAGAGTGTGGGGTGTTCAGGAGATACAGTTTTAGCAATTTCTACTTCTGGAAATTCTTCTAACATTATTAAAGCAATAAAAGAAGCGAAAAAGAAAAATATTAACACAATTGCTTTAACCGGAAATAATGGAGGAAAAATACAAGGATTGTCTGATATAGAAATCTGTGTTCCTTACTCTGGATTTTCAGATCGAATACAAGAAATTCATATTAAAATTATTCATATATTAATACTAATTATTGAAACAGAAATGAAAAATATTAATTTATCTTAA
- the acpS gene encoding holo-ACP synthase, which produces MSIVGIGIDIVDILRIKKIFLLYRHQFAKKILSKKEWKNYMVSKNQIVFLAKKFSAKEAASKALGTGINYGITFNQLELYHNDIGKPQFCFLKNALKRAKEIQCKSIHVSISDEKLYTYSVVVLES; this is translated from the coding sequence ATGTCAATTGTAGGTATAGGTATAGATATCGTAGATATTTTACGTATCAAAAAGATTTTTTTACTTTATAGACATCAATTTGCCAAAAAAATTTTATCAAAAAAAGAATGGAAAAACTACATGGTTAGTAAAAATCAAATTGTTTTTCTAGCAAAAAAATTTTCTGCTAAAGAGGCAGCTTCTAAAGCATTAGGTACAGGAATAAATTATGGCATAACATTTAATCAATTAGAATTGTATCATAATGATATAGGAAAACCTCAATTTTGTTTTCTAAAAAATGCTTTAAAAAGAGCTAAGGAAATACAATGCAAATCTATACATGTAAGTATCTCTGATGAAAAATTATATACATATTCTGTAGTTGTTTTAGAATCGTAA
- the lepB gene encoding signal peptidase I, giving the protein MSNILTIFLLISTLFTGLFWTYYQIKKIKNMCLRKKIFNKNIDHKYLEKIEYKNTFFQSLSSFFPVFLIIFIIRSFIYEPFQIPSGSMMPTLLIGDFILVEKFSYGIKDPITHHTLIHKQFPKRGDVVVFKHPIEYNTDYIKRVIGLPGDKIEYNENTKHLQICTNYLITKNCNENLLIKYSHSRQSEFTQKLYFFDQNRSIQNNKIYHKVYYDIVEENINNLKHNILLLEGIKSVKQDYYQQKDMKKLNWIVPEGQYFMMGDNRDNSLDSRYWGFVPEKNLIGKAVKVWMSFNKNENEWPTGIRINRIGNIY; this is encoded by the coding sequence ATGTCTAATATATTAACTATTTTTTTATTGATTAGTACATTATTTACAGGTTTGTTTTGGACTTATTATCAGATTAAAAAAATTAAAAACATGTGTTTAAGAAAAAAAATTTTTAATAAAAACATAGATCACAAATATCTAGAAAAAATAGAATATAAAAATACTTTTTTTCAATCTTTATCATCTTTTTTTCCAGTCTTTCTCATAATATTTATTATACGTTCATTTATTTATGAACCTTTTCAAATCCCTTCAGGATCTATGATGCCTACACTTTTAATTGGTGATTTTATTCTTGTAGAAAAATTCTCATATGGTATTAAAGACCCTATTACGCATCATACTTTAATACATAAACAATTTCCTAAACGTGGTGATGTAGTAGTCTTTAAACATCCTATAGAATATAATACAGATTATATTAAACGTGTAATCGGATTGCCTGGAGATAAAATTGAATATAATGAAAATACTAAACATTTACAAATTTGTACAAATTATTTAATTACAAAAAATTGTAACGAAAATTTACTCATTAAATATTCACATTCTCGACAAAGTGAATTTACTCAGAAACTATATTTTTTTGATCAAAACAGATCAATACAAAACAATAAAATATATCATAAAGTTTATTATGATATTGTTGAAGAAAATATTAATAATCTAAAACATAATATTCTATTGTTAGAGGGGATAAAAAGTGTTAAACAAGATTATTATCAACAAAAAGATATGAAAAAATTAAATTGGATTGTACCTGAAGGGCAGTATTTTATGATGGGAGATAATCGTGATAATAGTTTAGATAGTCGTTATTGGGGTTTTGTTCCTGAAAAAAATTTAATAGGAAAAGCTGTTAAAGTATGGATGAGTTTTAATAAAAATGAAAATGAATGGCCTACTGGTATACGTATTAATAGAATTGGTAACATATATTGA
- the lepA gene encoding translation elongation factor 4, producing MKKIRNFSIIAHIDHGKSTLSDRLIQICHGLSEREMSNQVLDTMDLEKERGITIKAQSVMINYKDKNGNIFHLNFIDTPGHVNFSYEVSRSLAACEGALLIIDSTQGVEAQTLSNCYTALDMNLEIIPVLNKIDLPNSNLEKVSKEIEDVIGISASDAIRCSAKTGEGIKELIEYIIKKIPPPKGSIEQPLQALIIDSWFDNYLGVVSLVRIKNGILFEKDKIQVMSTGKNYFVEKIGIFTPKKIEKNQLKCGEVGWIICGIKNINAAPVGDTLTTTINPAKKRLTGFKKIKPQIYAGLFPVSSDQYEAFKNALGKLSLNDSSLFYEPENSSALGFGFRCGFLGLLHMEIIQERLEREYFINLISTAPTVMYEIELINGNKVYLDTPTKFPPINTIKKIREPITECNILTPPKFLGAIIKLCVKKRGYQIDMIYHTHQVLLKYQIPMNEIVLNFFDELKSVSSGYASLEYDFKCFKTAKMVRIDILINSERIDALTILVHKNNSQYRAREIVEKIKELIPRHQFDIVIQAIINNAIVARSTIKQLRKNVLSKCYGGDVSRKKKLLQKQKDGKKRMKKIGNINMPKTAFLEILNISKK from the coding sequence ATGAAAAAAATACGAAATTTTTCTATTATAGCGCATATTGATCATGGAAAATCAACTTTATCTGATCGTTTAATACAAATTTGTCATGGATTATCTGAAAGAGAAATGTCTAATCAAGTTTTAGATACAATGGATTTAGAAAAAGAACGAGGAATTACTATCAAAGCACAAAGTGTTATGATTAATTACAAAGATAAAAATGGTAATATTTTTCATTTAAATTTTATTGACACACCAGGTCATGTAAATTTTTCTTATGAGGTATCTCGTTCATTAGCCGCATGTGAAGGAGCATTATTAATTATTGATTCTACTCAAGGAGTAGAAGCTCAAACATTATCTAATTGTTACACTGCACTAGATATGAATTTAGAAATTATCCCAGTATTAAATAAAATAGATTTACCTAATTCTAATTTAGAAAAAGTTTCTAAGGAAATCGAGGATGTTATAGGTATATCTGCATCAGATGCTATTCGATGTTCAGCTAAAACAGGAGAAGGAATAAAAGAATTAATAGAATATATTATTAAAAAAATTCCACCTCCTAAGGGTTCAATAGAACAACCACTTCAAGCATTAATTATTGATTCTTGGTTTGATAATTACTTAGGTGTAGTATCCTTAGTAAGGATTAAAAATGGGATTTTATTTGAAAAAGATAAAATTCAAGTTATGAGTACAGGAAAAAATTATTTTGTTGAAAAAATAGGCATTTTTACACCTAAAAAAATTGAAAAAAATCAATTAAAATGTGGAGAAGTGGGTTGGATTATTTGTGGAATTAAAAATATCAATGCAGCACCAGTTGGTGATACATTAACAACAACTATTAATCCTGCAAAAAAAAGATTAACTGGATTTAAAAAAATTAAACCACAAATATATGCTGGTTTATTTCCTGTTTCATCTGATCAATATGAAGCATTTAAAAACGCATTAGGAAAACTGAGTTTAAATGACTCTTCGTTATTTTATGAACCAGAAAACTCTAGCGCACTTGGATTTGGTTTTAGATGCGGATTTTTAGGTTTATTACATATGGAAATTATTCAGGAACGTTTAGAAAGAGAATATTTTATTAATTTAATTTCAACAGCACCAACAGTGATGTATGAAATAGAACTCATCAATGGAAACAAAGTCTATTTAGATACTCCTACTAAATTCCCTCCTATAAATACTATAAAAAAAATTAGAGAACCAATAACTGAATGTAATATTTTAACACCTCCAAAATTTCTTGGTGCAATAATTAAATTATGCGTAAAAAAAAGAGGTTATCAAATTGATATGATTTATCATACACATCAAGTTTTATTAAAATATCAAATACCTATGAACGAAATAGTATTAAACTTTTTTGATGAATTAAAATCTGTTTCTAGTGGATATGCATCACTAGAATATGATTTCAAATGTTTTAAAACAGCAAAAATGGTACGAATTGATATACTTATTAATTCAGAAAGAATAGATGCTTTAACAATTCTAGTCCATAAAAATAATTCACAATATCGTGCACGAGAAATAGTTGAAAAAATTAAAGAACTAATACCCCGACATCAATTCGATATTGTAATTCAAGCTATTATTAATAATGCAATCGTAGCTCGATCAACTATTAAACAATTAAGAAAAAATGTATTATCAAAATGTTATGGTGGTGATGTTAGTAGAAAGAAGAAATTATTACAAAAACAAAAAGATGGAAAAAAAAGAATGAAAAAAATAGGTAACATTAATATGCCTAAAACTGCCTTTCTTGAAATTTTAAATATTAGTAAAAAATAA
- a CDS encoding RnfH family protein — MHIIQATVVYALPDIQYILKVNMKIGSTVKEAILESKLLTLIKGLSLYTLKVGIYNKLVYLNSRIENGDRIEIYRNLIFDPKERRRKNILIQK; from the coding sequence ATGCATATCATTCAAGCAACAGTAGTTTATGCTTTACCAGATATTCAATATATTTTAAAGGTTAATATGAAAATAGGAAGTACTGTAAAAGAAGCAATATTAGAGTCAAAATTATTAACATTGATAAAAGGCCTATCATTATATACTTTAAAAGTGGGAATTTATAATAAATTAGTATATTTAAATTCACGCATAGAAAATGGAGATAGAATTGAAATTTATAGAAATTTAATATTTGATCCAAAAGAACGAAGAAGAAAAAATATTTTAATTCAAAAATGA
- a CDS encoding nucleotide exchange factor GrpE: MTKKQDKKIEKNIEKEKIDCEKNNFINKDLITFLENQLQESEKKILEKKISIDKELTIFLNRSNKTINQARKFSLEKCIINFLPIFDNVERSLNLIKKNMSNKFFVEIKNKLELISDLLNQAFQQFHIKKIDAINVPFDPSIHEAMSIHYTNNMDSNKIVTVMQPGYILHNSRLLRPAMVLVSKKKI, from the coding sequence ATGACAAAAAAACAAGATAAAAAAATAGAAAAAAACATTGAAAAAGAAAAAATTGATTGTGAAAAGAATAATTTTATAAACAAAGATTTAATAACATTCTTAGAAAATCAACTACAAGAATCTGAAAAAAAAATATTAGAAAAAAAAATCTCTATTGATAAAGAATTAACAATTTTTTTGAATAGATCAAACAAAACAATCAACCAAGCTAGAAAATTTTCATTAGAAAAATGTATTATTAATTTTCTACCCATATTTGATAACGTTGAACGTTCATTAAATTTAATAAAAAAAAATATGTCAAATAAATTTTTTGTAGAAATAAAAAATAAATTAGAATTAATATCTGATTTATTAAACCAAGCTTTTCAACAATTCCATATAAAAAAAATAGACGCTATCAATGTACCATTTGATCCATCTATTCATGAAGCTATGTCTATTCATTATACTAATAACATGGATTCTAATAAAATAGTAACAGTTATGCAACCTGGTTATATTCTACATAACTCTCGTTTATTACGTCCAGCTATGGTGTTAGTGTCAAAGAAAAAAATATAA